One Cryptococcus neoformans var. grubii H99 chromosome 3, complete sequence genomic region harbors:
- a CDS encoding U3 small nucleolar RNA-associated protein 13, translating to MSGTHSRKSLKFSFRPSPRSIRPIYTGGPVLLTKDGQWIIATMGEEALVTEVQTGLAIARIRGDGTPITSLALSYHTSPPTLLTSHMSMTVRYYPLPESAPLTSTPKPPSLTYTRILNKAHSAPILVSKVSPDNTLLATGSSDGIVKVWDLAGGYVTHLFRGHGGPVSALHFNFPIISGEERRRMELLTGSTDSRVRVYDLRDANARVVGGGNAVKPKAVLEGHVSVVRGIDVTPDGKWAVTGGRDKVVLVWDMLSGETAALAKKGKGKATAGPKLVQTIIAQEQVESLGLLPQEEEVSGTAKGRWLCYTGGDKGLVRVWDVLKGTQVATMKGVEGVDEAELDEDEQRGVLSVLYSPTSSSLISIHADQNIIFHSLSTFLSTRQIIGFNDEIVDVAFLSHPSAPATCPSSLPETPDIPHSHMAVATNSNLLRVYSTSSFNARLLPGHSDMILCLDISPDHQWLVTGSKDHTARVWAPTTCAEGDGYTWKCIAICEGHAESIGAVAFARKPSDNGHARFLFTASQDRTIKMWDLTPLSTSLPPSPIRPRSMATLRAHEKDINSLDMAPNDKFLVSGSQDKLVKLYAIDFNPPKVPGEGKGAEGGFKALGTCAGHRRGVWTVRFSKNDKVVASGSADRTVKLWSLDDFTCLKTFEGHTNSVLRVDFLSHGQQLVTSASDGLVKLWNIKEEECVKTLDNHEDKIWALAHSSDESTLLSAGADSLLTIWHDTSLLEQSEANATLIKSVQVEQDFINYVALKDYRRAILLALSMSQPGRLFNLFSTVVKGRQPDLTEEEQGITGSKEIDEIMKTLPGIELVRLLKFVRDWNANAKMAPVAQVILHAIFKLRNAEDILAAFEQANRLPKRSEEEEEDEDEEEEKEEGEEKKEKKKKERPSLGAPISIKDLLEGLIPYSERHFNRVDKLVQESYMLDYVLGEMEGGLFGEELMDLQ from the exons GATGGCACACCCATCACATCTCTCGCACTCTCCTATCATACTTCACCACCTACTCTCCTCACATCTCACATGTCCATGACTGTCCGATACTACCCTCTTCCTGAATCAGCACCCCTCACATCTACTCCCAAACCCCCTTCATTAACCTACACCCGTATCCTCAACAAAGCGCACTCGGCTCCTATTCTCGTCTCAAAAGTTTCCCCCGACAACACACTTTTAGCTACTGGATCCTCTGACGGGATTGTCAAGGTCTGGGATTTAGCCGGTGGATACGTGACACATCTGTTCAGAGGACATGGCGGTCCCGTTTCGGCATTACACTTCAActtccccatcatctctggAGAAGAACGACGACGTATGGAACTTCTCACCGGGTCGACCGATTCTAGGGTACGGGTTTATGATCTTCGGGATGCCAATGCTCGAGTTGTCGGTGGTGGGAATGCGGTCAAGCCTAAAGCAGTGCTCGAGGGTCACGTCTCGGTCGTTAGAGGGATTGATGTTACCCCCGATGGCAAATGGGCTGTCACTGGTGGTCGAGACAAGGTCGTGCTTGTATGGGATATGCTTTCAGGGGAGACAGCGGCTTTGGCTAAAAAGGGTAAAGGAAAAGCGACAGCGGGCCCCAAGTTGGTGCAAACTATCATCGCACAAGAGCAAGTCGAATCATTGGGTTTACTGCcccaagaagaggaagtttCTGGTACAGCCAAAGGGAGATGGCTTTGCTACACCGGTGGAGATAAAGGGTTAGTGAGGGTTTGGGACGTCCTCAAGGGAACCCAGGTTGCCACAATGAAAGGCGTCGAAGGGGTCGATGAGGCAGAGTTGGACGAGGACGAACAGCGTGGCGTTCTTTCCGTATTATACTCCccaacctcctcatccCTCATATCTATCCACGCCGATCaaaacatcatcttccattcCCTTTCCACTTTCCTTTCAACACGTCAAATTATAGGTTTCAACGACGAAATCGTCGATgtcgccttcctctcccatccctccGCACCAGCCACCTGCCCCTCTTCACTCCCCGAAACACCAGACATTCCCCACTCCCACATGGCAGTCGCTACAAACTCCAACCTCTTGCGAGTCTACTCCACATCCTCGTTCAATGCGCGACTTCTTCCCGGACACAGCGATATGATCCTCTGTCTTGACATCTCCCCCGATCACCAATGGCTCGTCACTGGTTCCAAAGACCATACCGCTCGCGTATGGGCACCTACCACCTGCGCAGAGGGCGACGGGTATACATGGAAATGCATCGCCATCTGTGAAGGCCACGCCGAGTCGATCGGTGCCGTCGCTTTTGCGCGCAAGCCTTCCGACAACGGTCACGCCCGATTCCTCTTCACTGCGAGCCAGGACCGTACCATCAAAATGTGGGATCTCAcccctctttccacctctcttcctccatcccctATCCGCCCTCGATCGATGGCCACCCTCCGCGCCCACGAAAAGGATATCAACTCACTCGATATGGCGCCCAACGACAAGTTCCTCGTCTCTGGTTCTCAAGACAAGCTTGTCAAGCTTTACGCCATTGATTTCAACCCGCCCAAAGTAcctggagaaggaaaaggtgcGGAAGGAGGTTTCAAGGCGTTGGGTACTTGTGCAGGGCATAGGAGAGGTGTATGGACTGTGAGATTTAGCAAGAATGATAAGGTTGTGGCGAGCGGTAGTGCCGATAGGACCGTCAAGCTTTGGAGTTTGGACGATTTTACTTGTCTCAAG ACTTTTGAGGGTCACACCAACTCTGTGCTTCGAGTTGACTTTTTGTCTCATGGTCAACAACTCGTAACTTCTGCGTCCGACGGATTGGTGAAGCTCTGGAAtatcaaggaagaagaatgtgTCAAGACATTGGATAATCACGAAGACAAG ATCTGGGCGCTTGCACATTCATCTGACGAATccaccctcctctccgccgGCGCCGATTCCCTCCTTACCATCTGGCACGACACGTCCCTCCTCGAACAATCCGAGGCAAACGCCACTCTCATCAAATCCGTCCAGGTCGAACAGGATTTCATCAACTACGTCGCTCTCAAAGACTATCGTCGCGCCATCTTACTCGCACTCTCCATGAGTCAGCCCGGACGCCTATTCAACCTCTTCAGTACCGTCGTCAAGGGTCGTCAGCCCGATTtgacagaggaagaacaagggATCACGGGTTCCAAGGAAATTGATGAGATTATGAAGACTTTGCCTGGGATAGAGTTGGTGAGGTTGTTGAAGTTTGTGAGAGACTGGAATGCGAATGCCAAGATGGCGCCGGTGGCGCAGGTGATTTTGCATGCCATCTTCAAGTTGAGGAATGCAGAGGATATCCTTGCGGCGTTTGAACAGGCCAACAGGTTGCCCAAGCGTtcagaggaggaagaggaggatgaagatgaggaagaggagaaggaggagggagaggaaaagaaggagaagaagaagaaggaacgaCCATCTCTCGGCGCACCTATAAGCATTAAGGATCTTCTCGAAGGGCTTATCCCGTATTCTGAGAGACATTTCAACAGGGTTGACAAGCTTGTGCAGGAAAGTTACATGCTGGACTATGTGCTTGGCGAGATGGAAGGTGGGCTGTTCGGTGAGGAGTTAATGGACCTCCAATAG